The following proteins come from a genomic window of Trifolium pratense cultivar HEN17-A07 linkage group LG4, ARS_RC_1.1, whole genome shotgun sequence:
- the LOC123923088 gene encoding sorting nexin 2B-like isoform X1 produces MMDSENHTTEEHLHPHPLSSSNDELENLNLHENNEHDSLLSTKSYSNYRSVMSTLSDSHNHPLSSPSFVSSADSDPLLSPPQHYREFTNPNSSDTSSYIDPPSYADAIFTSFDGETSSNGVDTPTRSSSDGIFFSRSSSSSEYLKITVSNPVKEQENSNSIVPGSSSYVTYLITTRTNIPEFGGSEFGVRRRFKDIVTLSDRLSEAYRGFFIPPRPDKSIVESQVMQKQEFVEQRRVALEKYLRRLADHPVIRKSDEFRVFLQVQGKLPLPTTTDVASRVLDGAAKLPKQLMGESLIAPSEVVQPAKGGRDLLRLFKELKQSMSNDWGGSKPLVVEEDKEFLAKKERVHELEQQINSASQQAESLVKAQQDMGETMGELGLAFIKLTKFENEEAVLDSQRVRAADMKGVATAAVKASRLFRELNSQTVKHLQDTLHEYLGLMLAVHSAFTDRTSALLTVQTLLSELSSLQSRAEKLEAASSKIFGGDKTRSRKLEELQETIRATEDAKNVAIREYERIKENNRSELERLDRERQADFLNMLKGFVVNQVGYAEKIANVWTKVVEDTSGYAKEST; encoded by the exons atGATGGACTCCGAAAATCACACCACAGAGGAACACCTACACCCGCACCCTCTCTCTTCATCAAATGATGAATTAGAAAACCTCAATCTCCACGAAAACAACGAACACGATTCGTTATTAAGTACTAAATCGTACTCTAATTACCGGAGCGTGATGTCCACGCTCTCTGATTCTCACAATCATCCACTTTCTTCGCCGAGTTTCGTATCATCGGCGGATTCCGATCCACTTCTATCTCCACCGCAACACTACCGCGAATTCACAAACCCTAATTCGTCTGATACTTCTTCTTACATCGATCCTCCTTCTTACGCAGACGCGATTTTCACTTCTTTCGACGGCGAGACATCTTCTAACGGCGTTGATACTCCGACTCGAAGCTCCTCCGATGGAATTTTTTTCTCGAGATCTTCTTCAAGTTCGGAGTATTTGAAAATAACGGTTTCGAATCCGGTTAAGGAGCAAGAGAATTCGAATTCGATTGTTCCTGGTAGTAGTAGTTATGTGACGTATTTGATTACAACGAGAACGAATATTCCGGAGTTTGGAGGTTCGGAATTCGGTGTCCGGAGAAGGTTTAAGGATATAGTGACGCTTTCTGATCGGTTATCGGAGGCGTATCGAGGGTTTTTTATACCGCCGAGGCCGGATAAGAGTATTGTGGAGAGTCAGGTGATGCAGAAACAGGAATTTGTTGAGCAGAGGAGAGTGGCATTGGAAAAGTATCTTCGGAGATTGGCGGATCATCCGGTGATTAGAAAGAGTGATGAGTTTAGGGTGTTTTTGCAGGTTCAAGGGAAGCTTCCATTGCCGACTACGACTGATGTGGCGTCGAGGGTTTTGGATGGGGCGGCGAAGCTTCCGAAACAGTTGATGGGGGAGAGTTTGATTGCTCCTAGTGAGGTTGTGCAACCGGCGAAAGGGGGGAGGGATTTGTTGAGGTTGTTCAAGGAGTTGAAGCAATCAATGTCCAATGATTGGGGAGGTTCTAAGCCACTTGTTGTGGAGGAAGATAAAGAGTTCCTTGCAAAGAAGGAAAGGGTTCATGAACTTGAACAGCAAATCAATAGTGCATCTCAgcag GCTGAATCGCTTGTTAAAGCACAACAAGATATGGGAGAGACAATGGGAGAATTAGGGTTGGCATTtattaaattaacaaaatttgaaaatgaagaagCTGTTTTGGACTCTCAGAGGGTACGAGCTGCCGACATGAAAGGTGTAGCAACAGCTGCTGTGAAAGCTAGCAGATTATTTCGAGAATTAAATTCTCAGACTGTGAAGCATTTG CAGGATACACTTCATGAATATCTTGGATTAATGTTGGCTGTTCACAGTGCATTCACGGATCGCACAAGTGCACTCTTGACGGTACAGACCCTTCTATCAGAACTCTCTTCTTTGCAATCAAGAGCTGAAAAACTTGAAGCGGCTTCATCTAAAATATTTGGGGGTGACAAAACAAGGTCTCGTAAGTTAGAGGAGCTACAGGAAACCATAAGAGCAACCGAAGACGCCAAAAATGTTGCAATCAGAGAATATGAGCGGATCAAG
- the LOC123923088 gene encoding sorting nexin 2B-like isoform X2, with amino-acid sequence MMDSENHTTEEHLHPHPLSSSNDELENLNLHENNEHDSLLSTKSYSNYRSVMSTLSDSHNHPLSSPSFVSSADSDPLLSPPQHYREFTNPNSSDTSSYIDPPSYADAIFTSFDGETSSNGVDTPTRSSSDGIFFSRSSSSSEYLKITVSNPVKEQENSNSIVPGSSSYVTYLITTRTNIPEFGGSEFGVRRRFKDIVTLSDRLSEAYRGFFIPPRPDKSIVESQVMQKQEFVEQRRVALEKYLRRLADHPVIRKSDEFRVFLQVQGKLPLPTTTDVASRVLDGAAKLPKQLMGESLIAPSEVVQPAKGGRDLLRLFKELKQSMSNDWGGSKPLVVEEDKEFLAKKERVHELEQQINSASQQAESLVKAQQDMGETMGELGLAFIKLTKFENEEAVLDSQRVRAADMKGVATAAVKASRLFRELNSQTVKHLDTLHEYLGLMLAVHSAFTDRTSALLTVQTLLSELSSLQSRAEKLEAASSKIFGGDKTRSRKLEELQETIRATEDAKNVAIREYERIKENNRSELERLDRERQADFLNMLKGFVVNQVGYAEKIANVWTKVVEDTSGYAKEST; translated from the exons atGATGGACTCCGAAAATCACACCACAGAGGAACACCTACACCCGCACCCTCTCTCTTCATCAAATGATGAATTAGAAAACCTCAATCTCCACGAAAACAACGAACACGATTCGTTATTAAGTACTAAATCGTACTCTAATTACCGGAGCGTGATGTCCACGCTCTCTGATTCTCACAATCATCCACTTTCTTCGCCGAGTTTCGTATCATCGGCGGATTCCGATCCACTTCTATCTCCACCGCAACACTACCGCGAATTCACAAACCCTAATTCGTCTGATACTTCTTCTTACATCGATCCTCCTTCTTACGCAGACGCGATTTTCACTTCTTTCGACGGCGAGACATCTTCTAACGGCGTTGATACTCCGACTCGAAGCTCCTCCGATGGAATTTTTTTCTCGAGATCTTCTTCAAGTTCGGAGTATTTGAAAATAACGGTTTCGAATCCGGTTAAGGAGCAAGAGAATTCGAATTCGATTGTTCCTGGTAGTAGTAGTTATGTGACGTATTTGATTACAACGAGAACGAATATTCCGGAGTTTGGAGGTTCGGAATTCGGTGTCCGGAGAAGGTTTAAGGATATAGTGACGCTTTCTGATCGGTTATCGGAGGCGTATCGAGGGTTTTTTATACCGCCGAGGCCGGATAAGAGTATTGTGGAGAGTCAGGTGATGCAGAAACAGGAATTTGTTGAGCAGAGGAGAGTGGCATTGGAAAAGTATCTTCGGAGATTGGCGGATCATCCGGTGATTAGAAAGAGTGATGAGTTTAGGGTGTTTTTGCAGGTTCAAGGGAAGCTTCCATTGCCGACTACGACTGATGTGGCGTCGAGGGTTTTGGATGGGGCGGCGAAGCTTCCGAAACAGTTGATGGGGGAGAGTTTGATTGCTCCTAGTGAGGTTGTGCAACCGGCGAAAGGGGGGAGGGATTTGTTGAGGTTGTTCAAGGAGTTGAAGCAATCAATGTCCAATGATTGGGGAGGTTCTAAGCCACTTGTTGTGGAGGAAGATAAAGAGTTCCTTGCAAAGAAGGAAAGGGTTCATGAACTTGAACAGCAAATCAATAGTGCATCTCAgcag GCTGAATCGCTTGTTAAAGCACAACAAGATATGGGAGAGACAATGGGAGAATTAGGGTTGGCATTtattaaattaacaaaatttgaaaatgaagaagCTGTTTTGGACTCTCAGAGGGTACGAGCTGCCGACATGAAAGGTGTAGCAACAGCTGCTGTGAAAGCTAGCAGATTATTTCGAGAATTAAATTCTCAGACTGTGAAGCATTTG GATACACTTCATGAATATCTTGGATTAATGTTGGCTGTTCACAGTGCATTCACGGATCGCACAAGTGCACTCTTGACGGTACAGACCCTTCTATCAGAACTCTCTTCTTTGCAATCAAGAGCTGAAAAACTTGAAGCGGCTTCATCTAAAATATTTGGGGGTGACAAAACAAGGTCTCGTAAGTTAGAGGAGCTACAGGAAACCATAAGAGCAACCGAAGACGCCAAAAATGTTGCAATCAGAGAATATGAGCGGATCAAG